The following proteins are co-located in the bacterium genome:
- a CDS encoding ATP-dependent DNA helicase RecQ, with translation MDLQSVDPDETAGEQTPGPGLDDIRRAARERFGINRLHREQERAILSVLGGRDTLLIMPTGGGKSLCYQLPSVLLPDPTVVVSPLLALLEDQYNKMVQLGIPTVRLDSTVGAADRREGLARIAKGGPLLILTTPETLAGKELGRLLEIVPPAMVAVDEAHCISEWGHDFRPAYLALGQRVQQLKVGRVLALTATATPPVRDDIVRYLALREPEVIAASPDRRNLIFEVRRARGDEKLRQLAKLARRMPRPGIVYCSTTKAVEDVWLGLRLIKVPCARYHGKMTDKDRTAHQARFMRKGKRIVMVATSAFGLGIDKPDIRYIVHYHAPASLERYVQEAGRAGRDGQSARCILLYDDSDLEIQEHLLALSRLSPSLLGNFGRALAAWAGEDRDPNIEELALSAGISQRAASSLVTTLVEAGVAERLPENRVRPTVPLEELVDRVEGLRSRFEVLRREDARRLRAVTEYADDTVCRSVAIRRYFGDDDARVCGRCDLCRANGVAEPAARGNRRGRGGKRRERERRARAAAHRSRSPRSAGERAGSDRRAQAPPAPSPRRAPEEGGEAQVQAQVADAHLLAATGIDAAAADLAASWAPPACHRPGPEAPAGAGVPAATAAHGAAGGAGAVTGARAALLQPSRPSPPRRSDAQA, from the coding sequence GTGGACTTGCAGAGCGTCGATCCGGACGAGACGGCCGGGGAGCAGACCCCCGGACCAGGTCTCGACGACATCCGCCGTGCCGCCCGCGAGCGGTTCGGGATCAATCGGCTGCATCGCGAGCAGGAGCGCGCGATCCTCTCCGTCCTCGGCGGGCGCGACACGCTGCTCATCATGCCGACGGGCGGCGGCAAGTCGCTCTGCTACCAGCTGCCGTCGGTCCTGCTGCCCGACCCCACGGTCGTCGTCTCGCCGCTGCTGGCGCTGCTCGAGGACCAGTACAACAAGATGGTCCAGCTCGGCATCCCGACGGTACGCCTCGACAGCACCGTCGGCGCCGCCGACCGTCGCGAGGGCCTCGCGCGCATCGCCAAAGGCGGGCCGCTGCTGATCCTCACCACGCCGGAGACGCTCGCCGGCAAGGAGCTCGGGCGGCTGCTCGAGATCGTCCCGCCGGCGATGGTCGCCGTCGACGAGGCGCACTGCATCTCGGAGTGGGGCCACGATTTCCGGCCCGCGTATCTCGCGCTCGGCCAGCGCGTGCAGCAGCTGAAGGTGGGGCGTGTGCTCGCACTCACCGCCACGGCGACGCCTCCGGTGCGCGACGACATCGTCCGCTACCTGGCGCTGCGCGAGCCCGAGGTCATCGCGGCGTCTCCCGACCGCCGCAACCTCATCTTCGAGGTCCGGCGCGCGCGCGGCGACGAGAAGCTGCGCCAGCTCGCGAAGCTCGCCCGTCGCATGCCGCGGCCGGGCATCGTGTACTGCTCGACGACCAAAGCCGTCGAGGACGTGTGGCTCGGGCTGCGCCTCATCAAGGTCCCGTGCGCCCGCTACCACGGCAAGATGACCGACAAGGACCGCACGGCGCACCAGGCGCGCTTCATGCGCAAGGGCAAGCGCATCGTGATGGTCGCGACCAGCGCCTTCGGCCTCGGCATCGACAAGCCGGACATCCGCTACATCGTGCACTACCACGCGCCCGCGTCGCTCGAGCGCTACGTGCAGGAGGCGGGACGCGCGGGCCGCGACGGCCAGTCCGCGCGCTGCATCCTCCTCTACGACGACAGCGACCTCGAGATCCAGGAGCATCTGCTCGCGCTCTCGCGCCTCTCGCCGTCGCTGCTCGGCAACTTCGGCCGCGCGCTCGCCGCCTGGGCGGGGGAAGACCGCGATCCCAACATCGAGGAGCTGGCGCTCTCCGCCGGCATCTCGCAGCGCGCCGCGAGCTCACTGGTGACGACGCTCGTCGAGGCGGGCGTCGCCGAGCGCCTGCCCGAGAATCGCGTGCGCCCGACGGTACCGCTCGAGGAGCTCGTCGATCGCGTCGAGGGCCTGCGCAGCCGCTTCGAGGTGCTGCGCCGGGAGGACGCGCGCCGCCTGCGTGCGGTCACCGAGTACGCCGACGACACCGTCTGCCGCAGCGTCGCGATCCGTCGCTACTTCGGCGACGACGACGCGCGCGTCTGCGGGCGCTGCGACCTCTGCCGCGCGAACGGCGTCGCCGAGCCGGCGGCGCGCGGGAATCGCCGCGGCCGTGGGGGCAAGCGCCGCGAGCGCGAGCGACGCGCCCGGGCGGCGGCGCACCGCAGCCGCTCGCCGCGCAGCGCCGGTGAACGGGCAGGGAGCGACCGACGGGCGCAAGCGCCGCCGGCGCCGTCGCCGCGGCGGGCGCCAGAAGAGGGCGGGGAAGCCCAGGTCCAGGCCCAGGTCGCCGACGCCCACCTTCTCGCTGCCACCGGCATCGACGCCGCCGCCGCCGACCTCGCCGCCAGCTGGGCGCCCCCGGCCTGCCACCGCCCAGGCCCGGAGGCTCCCGCCGGGGCGGGCGTGCCCGCAGCCACGGCCGCTCACGGCGCCGCCGGCGGCGCCGGCGCGGTCACGGGCGCCAGGGCGGCGC
- a CDS encoding serine acetyltransferase, giving the protein MPTQHAGELEEVIGQVADSYAEGRLIDSLSSAQLPNKRQVIEALNHLKAVMYLGYYATGHLDPDKLRYAVSAHLYPAHEMLVEQIRRAASYEGFRTTGTPNDPDWPRQVTIDFLRTIPTLRALLSKDVLAAFQGDPAANSVEEVIFSYPSIEAITVHRIAHELHRRGVPMLPRIMTEHAHSCSGIDIHPGAEIGESFFIDHGTGVVIGETSAIGRHVKIYQGVTLGALSLERGGAANRGTKRHPTIEDHVTIYAGATILGGDTVIGAHSIIGGNVWLVHSVEPNSRVTSETHPKR; this is encoded by the coding sequence ATGCCGACACAGCACGCGGGCGAGCTCGAGGAGGTCATCGGTCAGGTGGCCGACAGCTATGCCGAGGGACGCCTCATCGACAGCCTGAGCAGTGCGCAACTCCCGAACAAGCGCCAGGTGATCGAGGCCCTGAACCACCTGAAGGCGGTCATGTACCTCGGCTACTACGCCACCGGCCACCTCGACCCGGACAAGCTGCGCTACGCCGTCTCGGCCCACCTCTATCCGGCGCACGAGATGCTCGTGGAGCAGATCCGGCGCGCCGCCAGCTACGAGGGCTTCCGCACCACCGGGACCCCGAACGACCCCGACTGGCCGCGGCAGGTCACGATCGACTTCCTGCGCACCATCCCCACGCTGCGCGCTCTCCTCTCGAAGGACGTCCTCGCCGCCTTCCAGGGCGACCCGGCCGCGAACAGCGTCGAGGAGGTGATCTTCAGCTACCCCTCCATCGAGGCGATCACCGTGCACCGCATCGCGCACGAGCTGCACCGGCGCGGGGTGCCGATGCTGCCGCGGATCATGACCGAGCACGCGCACTCGTGCTCCGGTATCGACATCCATCCCGGCGCCGAGATCGGCGAGTCGTTCTTCATCGACCACGGCACCGGCGTCGTCATCGGCGAGACGTCGGCGATCGGCAGGCACGTGAAGATCTACCAGGGCGTGACGCTGGGGGCGCTCAGCCTCGAGCGCGGCGGCGCCGCCAATCGGGGCACGAAGCGCCACCCGACCATCGAGGACCACGTCACGATCTACGCCGGCGCGACCATCCTCGGCGGCGACACGGTCATCGGTGCGCACTCGATCATCGGCGGCAACGTCTGGCTGGTGCACTCCGTCGAGCCCAACAGCCGCGTCACCTCCGAGACGCATCCGAAGCGCTGA